The DNA region ataataagaaaaactatgactaacaaaggcaccccggaattcaaaaccACACTTTTCACGCAGCTATTTTTAAGCACCATTGATTTTTCCTTTCAAAAATAGTGGATGGACCTTGTGTGGTCTACcttagtacatgttttaaaaatactaatCTTGAGGAAACCCTCAACAGTTAGAAAATatcccaaaaataaattgaaatcctatcaatggcaccccgttttacggtactaatTTTTGCACCATTTCTAACTCTacacgtttttgaaaatcgtaccatggcatttgaacactttgttcgtggttcccaatttcatgaacgggtgctcacgattttgggaactcttttttctccgtgtagcgcCAAATATAAATGgtatattgacagattttgaattaaaaattttgcaccactttctgacaaaaaaaaaagataagaaGACATTATTTAATGTTTAAAGAAACTGTATAAAGTCGATTAAAGTTAATGTCTAAACATTTTGGACTCACACTGTAATTCACCCTAATAAATGAAGGCATTTTAAAAGCATACTTCCAGGTACGGAATGAATTATCGTAAAGCTAGCTTTAAACGACATCAAGTGTTTCTATTAGCTCAGCCATAGGAGAAGAAGCTTAAGTCATGAGATTAACCTTCTCGGCAGCATAATCTACCTCTTGTTATGGCAACGAATTTTCGGTTTTAGTGAAGAAATATAGTCAACGTATCGGCAGTCACTTCTTGATAGAAAACTAATTATAATAATTCCCTTGACCTGGAGGCAACGCTGAATGTGTCTGCTTCGCATGCAGCTCTAAAATAAGAAGCAAAGTTTCCAAAGTATTGTCCCTAATTAGCAAAGTATACCTGTTTCGGACAGCGATCGGAACCCGGCCAGATGCAATTATCTGTACTTTGAATAATTAATTTCCCCAGCTTGCATTCAGGGACAGAAACTTCTCTTCCCAAAGTCCTGCCGTAGACATTATTATGTatcgaataattaaaaatgaattgacttgtttggaaattcaaaaaggGGGACACTTCTCGGAAAATCTAATGAGAAAATGGCACGCTGCAAACGCCAACCATaagattgtaaaattttcccaaCAACAACGCAAACTATGCGGTTATGAAAGACGAGTTTCCTCAGTCCGCTTGCTCCGCGGGGAAAACCCAAAAAGAGAAAACCCCGAACGGCTGGCCATCATTATCATTCGAGCGGCTCTTCAATACAACCAGAGAGAGAGGGGGAGGGGTGGTGAAATAGGAAAAGGATTGCCCGAAGGCAGCCATCCGCACCAAGTACTTTCGGGGTTGGGGAAatatcattaaaattaaattcatggCGGAAAGTGGATTGCGGGGGCTCTCTTTTTCCTCGATTTCTGTCCGTCGCAATGGGCAGGCATTTCTTTAAAAAGCACTACTTCGAGAATTAGTGGATGAACGAACGCTCTAGTGTGCGTAATAATGGGACGCTGTCACAGACAacgaaatgttgttttttttttgagtaaaagtCTTTATTACAAACGTTTATTACGACGATGACCTGTTGTCAGTCTAAGCGGACATTGGATTgcaaaaatttcaccaaaatacaaaaaatatataatttcttAAGAATGTGAAAACAACGAAgagaattgattttaaatttcaaacagtttttgctACGTTTATTTCAAATTGCAGTTTGTTTATTAtgaacacaaatattttttttctaattagtacaatttcacacgtttcaatgtgagtgaaactattGAATATCgtccaaattttcattaaaattttttggaaatgtttatgaaaCGTTCTAATTTGACTTTGTTAGAAATCTGTAATAATAGCAAAAATATAAGTACTCCACATTATTTAACTAGAGGCTGgaggacaactttttttttcaatatttccatCGGCCTAATTTTAAGTTAcacttttttaaagataaaattacgccgtCCTAAAAATTGCCCGAAAATCAAGGagccaaaaattatattttcgaaaaacctCAATATTTCTATGATATTTTTAGTGCAATCAGCTAAAATCAGTTTAAATTGTTTTCCTTGCGATTGCAAACCGACTGTGCGACtgaattatacattttttttttatttaaatgttgaaattattatatttttcccCCCCGGATTtggattttatgttttttttcagcattaCTTTTAGGGgttaatttttgcaaaaaaaaagtttaaaaacctaATCCAATTCAATACTTCGAAAATATATATTGCTAAAAGTATGttatatttctcaaaaaaatagggagcagattttttttcgtaagcataaatattagggtggtccaaatccgggctttatCGGGGCTAACACCCCTGTAATCGAAGATTGTCCCATCACCAggataaattccaaatttgagcttatcTGACCACGGAAACTCCTCCCTCTAAtcacttgaagtttgtatgagaaaaatcctcaaaatgtatggagaaaagcaacagtttcagttttttacctgtggagggcACAATAATCGTCTAACctttatcaattctcagatgtaggaccttcattaaatttagaacaactttccccaagacaccatatttttgagattttttgctgaaaagttattagcttccaAAAAGGatcatttcaaaattgaaataaatccagtgacaatttttcaaacataatcCACAGACaaaatcgacgctgtcgtgctaacttgtggTACGAtgatttttgacgttccgagaaaaacgcgttttaatgtttgaccttgaataaacaaaaacgagagcacgcaatgtaaataataacaaacacgttttgtttgactgatcattctgtgcattgtcctgaagtttggttaaatttggttgccgtagtcccgagttataattaaaaatgtttacggtagtcgagctcgtacctGTGTCAAACGTGTTCTAACCTGAAATCCCGTTGACCAAATGTCGCacgtacatcaattttcaggctgtgtcaagatagctcgacatgattgaaacttcttttatatgaaaagtgacaaaaagcaCGGaaatttttcggtttttatcaAATGTTTCAGGATTGAAATCTAATTTTGGGGGTCGAAATGTGAGGCAGtgtgagctgcacaaagtggcgttcttaactcaatttttccaaaaatcgactttcaacaagttatcacgacagtgacgaaatcaaaatattcgaatcttatttgcaacactactttgttaatttttaaattttaatcataCATTATTTTCGACCCACAACTGCTTTAAAACTAATAAATAGTCCGCTGTAGAGCGAGAAGCCTTTCCAACTTGTCTAAAAACAATGGAGATCTAACAACCATATCAAATGTTatgagtaggggagagtggggagacttgatcccaagcctgtatctcgtcagcatgtgggtaaaacaattagctttgttctagaaagttgtgcgaaattaactaaaactcattgtagaaaacaaagaaaaaaatcaaaaatgtttagattgagttacacacatttttcttaaacgagctgcaaaaaacttccatgaaatctttttttctttgttttgaaatgtatagaaaacactcaaaaattattcacaaaaatattgtttatacatgaattgtttgataaacttataaactccaaaacccttacgcatttgatgttaaatttatcgtcatactatttttacaatcaattatttaaaaaagtgccTTTAggaagacttgatccctgcatttttacagtcactggaatcagcctcaagattaattaattgggctgggttttcatacatagtttcctttagtacagttgtacataacttactgcagttagaaacttttttcaaaagttttgtaaacaaaaatttccagcttttgtaaacatgcaattttgatctaaaaaataatattttaagtttttaaatattttaaatactaaacttgttatattttgaacacaaacgtacaggtttaatgtaaaattgctgtaacttatagaaaataaaaagtttggatgaataaaaaacattttgcttaagatttcttaaaaatgttgaaagggggatcaagttacccctaacatttttaaaatgccggtttaaaatatttttttaaaacgcttggcatgattcgaagagttcatctgatgaaatacccttattagccaaacatatatgaatgtttaagctttcaattcatgcaaaaagttgatagcattgtgagaaattgacagagttatgtgcgatacaaaaaaggggatcaagtctccccactctacCCTATGTGAAGTTTAactttgtatttgtattttatcatttttggggTGGATATtgcttttttagaaaaaaaaaagtttatcaatatgaggaaggcatgaggaaatgttcttttttttttttgaaagttcactcaattttgcaaaatgtttcatgTGGGTCGttacagattcgaaaagttaTTAGATTTTATGAAAACTGAACGATTTTTGCGGTAGTTTTTGAacagattttaaacattttttttgcaaaagatacgttttttcagaaattttactaagtacaaactaatctaatctaatctagtaCACAAGTGCAGCAAACGGGTAGATTACGCCCTGTCTTGTCAATATAAATGTTTGtagggcgtcatccataaagtatgtcacgctctaggggggagggggggtctgagcaagtgtgacattgcgtgttgtaagtataggaaaagcgtgacaaagggggggaagggggggggggggtaaattttggctgatttcagcgtgacgtactttatggatgaagcctagtACATTTTATCATCTCCGAGCTGTAGTACACTCCAGCCAGggcaggcctactgcgttgcattaaccgcagagagcgttctgtgaacggatcacatttcaccgAATCTACAGAGAAGGAAGGatacgtggacataccgtaccaaatgcTCAGCATCAGTTTTGATGTGGTCTGTGTTTCTGTAAGTGTTTGATTTGActatatttgggggaaaggtaggataaatctagagtttttttaaagttcctatTAACTATTGTATTTCATATAGTTATaggacctatttaaaaaaaactcctccACTTGCCTGTGTCCGGGCAATTGCTCTCGAGCTAAATTGAAAACCGCGCGCGTTTCAGGTTCCTACTCTTTTCCGTAAAGCGTAGAAGTAACGGTTATGATAGTAGTACCTGGTAGGTACTACTGCCGTTTGAAATACTAGCACAACCATCACGACAGCGAGTTGTAAACATTGCCCCTCGGGGGATGATGGTTTCAAGTCCGGCCCGGCCTCTTGACAAGATTGAAGAAGTGCACTTGAGTTGACTGGTTGaaacgtcgacgacgacgacgcaccACCTTCGcttgggatcaaacccaggttGGTTCCGCTAATGGTGGCCATCCCTCCGAGGTTGTTCCTGCGGAAGTACTTTCGAGATAATTGGAGAGCATGGCGGCAAAAATTAGTGGAAAGTATCTCTCATTATGGTGAGATGAAAAGATGACTTCGCTGGAGCCAGGTTGGAACTTGGAGAATTCTGCGAAGACATTTGCTTTGACTTTTGACAACGGTTAAATGACGAGCGTATGATTATTATAATTAATGATTGCGAAACATTTATTGCAGCTCCGCTGCTTGGTCTTtgttgaatttcagaatttgaagTTAGTTTTAGAGTAATTATCAGGGTTAAAAGTGAATTCCCttttcaaataacttttctttcaaaagacattttttttccaaatattagtcttgaaGAAGAATTGAGAAAAGAAAGAACTAACTATCGTAGAGATCATAcaatttacacaaaatttaacttttttccttCTCACCCTCTCCACCAGGCGACATGGAGCTGCGCACGTGCGGCGAGAGTCTCTCGATCAACGACTGCAAGAGTGCCAACAAGATCGACTACTGCTACTGCAACGATGACCTGTGCAACAGGCTCACGCGGACCCAGATCCGGCGGGAGATCGAAGAAGCGCAACGAGTTGGCCACTCGCTGCAcctgaagcagcagcagcacgagCCCAACAACAGCGACGACGAAGATCTGTCCGAGTCGTCCGGCCAGGATCCGGAATCGCACGAGAAGCACCAGCACCACGCCCGCGGACAGATTCCGGTGGGTtcgggtcacttgggtggtgcgACGACCCAGATCATGGTGACGCTGAAGCCGATTCCGACCACCGAGCGGAGGAACGACTCTCGGGCGGGCGAGAATGAGACGTTCAGCAGTGGGGGGCGGAGTTGGTGGCCGGTGGAATCGGTTAGTTTGGTGGTGCTGTTGGTGGGTGCGTCACTGCGGCGATTACAGGGGTTGGTGgttgtttaaaaacattgggAGAGAGATAGGTTTTTGTTTTGGTAGAATGATTCGAGAAAAAAGTTTCCAAGGTGAGAAATACTTTTAGTGAAATtggttggatattttttttaattatttctttaGAAATGACAATAACACGTCGAATTTGGGAGGCAGGAAATCTTAGtcgcttttaatttttgcaattgaaatttaatgaatCCAATGATATTGGAAAACAAGCTCCTTGAATATCCAAATGACCTCActggaaacatttttaacaaacaTTAATCGATGCAATAGGTTGTTTCATCACAGAACACAGCAAAATATCTTCATGCAAAAgttagcaacttttttttcgagaaatctTTTGTGATAGTTTGAACATCGTTTCattctttcaaactttagcagTTATTTAACATTGGGACGTCCAACGCACGTTAAACATACACGAACGCCCAAGCCTctgaaaaagttggaacggtaaattcaactcgctggtttaCGGAAATCAGTCAACCAATCGGGTCGATTCTTTATTCCAGCGTTATTCGCTGTCTAGATGATCTTAAAAATTTGCAGAAttcgatttgatcaaatctgtaatttttgctagAGACCATCCATAAGCCACGTggatagtttttcaaaaatatcatatCTTCAagcttttggacgcgttggaaaacTCTTTTCATAACTCATTCAacgataaataacacttaattgcttaCAACTTTTGATTGTgttgatcttcaatgtttccatTGTTCCATTCCATTGTTAGAAAAGTTTTTGTTGCAGtgtgtggccgaatggttacgctgtccgctttgtaagcggatgattctgggttcgattcccatctgctgcaaccttccatcggatgaggaagtaaaatgtcggtcccggccttggttgttaggcctttaagtcattccaggtataggagttgtctccatgccatagagctatctaagcctcatctcacgcacactagcttaccatttgtttttgctgtcgggtacaaattttaacctaaaaacccttcgtgtacaaacacgcaatacatgcgcacgtagataactctataagtacaaacaacacaccaaaccaagcctactccggtggaatcgctggtgcggttggactcgcaatccgaaggtcgtcagttcaaacactg from Culex quinquefasciatus strain JHB chromosome 3, VPISU_Cqui_1.0_pri_paternal, whole genome shotgun sequence includes:
- the LOC119769486 gene encoding uncharacterized protein LOC119769486 isoform X4, which gives rise to MLLLGNGMDRRYSLQLLAILLALWQVPLVVARRCYICGEGAEAPFRTTMMATTGTAAAVPRIAPTCEDFERDRDEMEQYEHECPPSYTSCLTQVDGDMELRTCGESLSINDCKSANKIDYCYCNDDLCNRLTRTQIRREIEEAQRVGHSLHLKQQQHEPNNSDDEDLSESSGQDPESHEKHQHHARGQIPVGSGHLGGATTQIMVTLKPIPTTERRNDSRAGENETFSSGGRSWWPVESVSLVVLLVGASLRRLQGLVVV
- the LOC119769486 gene encoding uncharacterized protein LOC119769486 isoform X3 translates to MLLLGNGMDRRYSLQLLAILLAALWQVPLVVARRCYICGEGAEAPFRTTMMATTGTAAAVPRIAPTCEDFERDRDEMEQYEHECPPSYTSCLTQVDGDMELRTCGESLSINDCKSANKIDYCYCNDDLCNRLTRTQIRREIEEAQRVGHSLHLKQQQHEPNNSDDEDLSESSGQDPESHEKHQHHARGQIPVGSGHLGGATTQIMVTLKPIPTTERRNDSRAGENETFSSGGRSWWPVESVSLVVLLVGASLRRLQGLVVV
- the LOC119769486 gene encoding uncharacterized protein LOC119769486 isoform X1, which produces MSSRVMDRLRGVAALKYRQQKWILSALWQVPLVVARRCYICGEGAEAPFRTTMMATTGTAAAVPRIAPTCEDFERDRDEMEQYEHECPPSYTSCLTQVDGDMELRTCGESLSINDCKSANKIDYCYCNDDLCNRLTRTQIRREIEEAQRVGHSLHLKQQQHEPNNSDDEDLSESSGQDPESHEKHQHHARGQIPVGSGHLGGATTQIMVTLKPIPTTERRNDSRAGENETFSSGGRSWWPVESVSLVVLLVGASLRRLQGLVVV
- the LOC119769486 gene encoding uncharacterized protein LOC119769486 isoform X2, with amino-acid sequence MSSRVMDRLRGVAALKYRQQKWILSLWQVPLVVARRCYICGEGAEAPFRTTMMATTGTAAAVPRIAPTCEDFERDRDEMEQYEHECPPSYTSCLTQVDGDMELRTCGESLSINDCKSANKIDYCYCNDDLCNRLTRTQIRREIEEAQRVGHSLHLKQQQHEPNNSDDEDLSESSGQDPESHEKHQHHARGQIPVGSGHLGGATTQIMVTLKPIPTTERRNDSRAGENETFSSGGRSWWPVESVSLVVLLVGASLRRLQGLVVV